TATCTATTATGAAGTATTTTtactcaattaaatttttacttaGAAAGTTCTTCTTTCTTCTAAAGATTtcttattttgtgtttttttttcttatgttgttCTCAATTTTAGTggaatcaattaaaaaattgataatctCACCTTAGTTTAACAAATATGGCTCATGGTCAATTTGGGCAATCTGGGCAAGCTGttggacaattcaatagaccattgcagcaacaacaacaacggcaacaacaaccctcttTATCTGAGAGAACTACAAAGCTTGAGGAGACTCTCCAATAATTTATGCAGGTGACTATCTCCAACCATAAAAACACTGAAGTTGccattagaaatttggagatataGTGATGGCAatccctttagggacttcccatccaaagaagtatcaacttatcattaagactaagaaagggaagttgaataaggacttgatcttttctttctaagtcttataatgttctctttaactaaatacatttaccttgttttgtaggtcaCTAATAAGAGTGGAAAACCATAGCCAATCAACCAAAGAAGCTTGGTGAGCTAAGGGAAGCAAAGGAggtaaagaaaggaagaaaggaagtgCTTTTTGGATTGGAAAAGCAAAGTTGATATACAGCATACAACCAACCAAGCAAACCAGCGTTTTCACTTCCTtttaaagcatgttttcaatgttTACCGTATGGAACATGTGGCCAGCTGTATAGCTTCTCCTGCACACTTCTTATAGAGCTTCATGTACATTGCTAATATGTCCAGTAGCTTGCTAGGCACGtttctcttcatctataaaagagaagcCAAATCCTTTGTAATGGTAACttgaattgaagtaaagaaatgcTGCCAATTTCTAGCTATTACTCTCAAGTTCACCTCTGTGCTTTGTTATCTAGCACCTCCTCTAGCTCCTTTCCCCTTTGGAAAGCCTACTGAGTTAGAAATCTACCAAAACACTCATCCAAACACCACCAGACAATTTCACAAACACCTTGAGTGCATTCAGACATCCTCTGTCATCTTTCATCCACTGTCATTCTCTGCGTCTTGAAGCATCCTTCTACGTGTCATGGAGCTGCTTCCATCATATAGGTTGGCCAATTGGAtaagaagttggaggagatGCCTGACCGGAGTTTTGGgactaatactgaagttaaccctaaggaggagtgCAATGCCATTATGACTAGAAGTGGCAAGATTTTATATGAGagaaaagatgagaaaaaagagaaagttgagttgagtaaaaaagaagaagagaatgaagaaAGAAGAGGTGAGGGttagaggaaagaaaaggagaaagatgagggagagaaaaagaaagaagaagaagatgagagaaaagaaaagaagagaaaagaaaaggagagagaaaaagaaaaaaatatttgagaagcctcttccttatccaaagagcTTTTCACAGAATGAAAAAGAGAAGCAATATGGGCGTTTCATGgagatcttcaagcaattggagattactatgcCCTTGACCGAAGCATTGCAGCAAATCCCTACTTATGCGAAGCACATAAAGCAATTcctcaaaaagaagaaatatctagatgaggaaacaattgaagtgcatGGTAATTTCAGTGCCATATTGTAGAAGACGCTACCTCCCAAATTCAAATAtccggggagtttcaccatCCCTTGCACCATTGGGAATCATGATATAGGGAAGACTCTAGTTGACTTAGGAGCTAGTATCAATCTAATGCCCTTATttatgcttaagaagattggtggtctggAGGTCAAACCTACAAAAGCAATCTTGCAAATGGCAGACAGGTCCATTAAGCATCCTTATGGTGTGGTAGAAGACGTGGTGGTGAAAATTGATAAACTCAAATTTCTGGTggactttgtagtgatggagatggaggaaaatATAGAGATATCGCTCATCCTTGGAAGGTCATTCATGAAGACAactaaggttgtcattcatgtggatGATGGAGTTATAACGttgaaagaccaagatgaagaggtgactttcaatgtttttgaagctGGGCAACCAATACAATAACAAATACTAGTCCTAAAGCTAAAGACGAAGTTTTATCAATGACTAGTCTATCTGATAAAGCTGCCAAGACGGTAAAGACGAATCACTGTTGTTGCTTTCCAAGGCTGAAGGAAGATAATGGAGATAAGGAAGAGAAACTCGTTCACCATGACTTTGTGATGGAAAATAATGGACCCTACCTTGGCCaaccagtgaaattcaagaacatGTTATGGGTTATCAAGGATATAAAGGCAAATGGAGTtcttgagattgaggctccttactctaggagagtcaagttggtgacaaGAAAGATGTTGAGAttatgttggtgtcatgaaaaGAAGAAGTACATCAACAttgaaaatcaaacttgagctttattAGGTCAacctagtgacgttaaagaagcgcttattgggaggcaacccagctttctaaacttatctttttaatttatgttcgCCTTTATGTTATTTAGAATAGGTTATGATGTACTTGGCTTAAAACTTAATCTATGATGCAATGATTTGATGATGATatgatgtttgtgatgagtGTTGCTTTATGATGctgattatattgattgatgttgagatgatgcatgatgctgatatacaggtggttgctcACAATATTGTGAAACAGATGCATGAGGTAaacttgtgattgtgatattgagcaagatgtttatctaaatgttGGAACTTGAATTAGCCTGTGTGAGGATTGAAATCCAGAGTTTTTATGAAtgattgctattactttgaaaacatgaatgattttgcccaggtttctatgattgaatcacttgcttgcaTGTGTCATATGATTAAGGCCATCTGTTGTTATCCCTTTTTATCCAATGCATATTTTatcccaataaaagagagcataatgtgttctatcctttgaacctttagccttaaacatgatatgaaaaccctttttgaaaatctttaccttgagttaagttgagaatatttttgtggtattgataaaggttcaagtttggggttgttgggaaatctgaaaagggaaaaataaaaagaaaagaaaagaaagaaaagaaaagctcaatgcaagggaaagttgggaataagtgagAATGGTCTTGAAAAAGAGAGATTGTGTTTAAGTGATGAAAttatgaatgactctcttaactcaaggattttgtgatctcgaaaaaccaattttcttcttagcccaccATATTACAAGCCATAGAAAAGACCTTGTGATAATACTTGCTTGTGAGTTtgattgattgtggttaaatgaaaggcaaagttgatttatgtgacattgtgataggtGAGTGAATGAGTCAACtctatatacacttgtgtgtttgagagaaacacttttccttggaggagtagttccatgtatgcatgattacatctttgcttggttgattgatcattcatgaggaTAACATCTGTTGAATATTCTTGATTAGGTGAGCACCACAATGAGTTAATTGAATCAAGGCATTTATTCATCTTGACTAATATTCTTTATAATAAGCTGATATGAGcgattacttgtcttgaaagaaaaggttttgaaatgtgttgaaaccattgtattgattgtttgaaagctaagttacattttgttttcttgaggacaagcaaagttctaagtttggggttgtgataacgattGAAGTTACCATTATTtgatacttattttttatactaaaaacaacctttttgacttagaaactagcttgaaataagagagttgaagatgaatttaatgattttatgctagatttccttgttttcaacaggaattgagatgatttAGAAGAAGATTTGAAGTAGTAACGAGTTGGAACTTAGGAAGAACTGGAAAAGCATCAGAAAGAAGGATCGCAGCAACGATGAGCGCCATTTTAGGGGCCCTCGGCGCCGGAATACACTGTCTCACGCTTGGCTGCCCTTTTTCTGAAGCCCTCAGCGCATGAAGTCCCtggctcgcgctcgggcgccctttttggggtGCTGAATGCCACTTCCTCGAGACGCACCACGTCTGCTTGCCTTCTAAGCTGACCTTGAGCGTCATATGATTTGGTACACCGCCCAAGCACCCTAAAAGGGGCGCCGAGCGCCAGTTTCATGGGCTTGGACTcgtttatgttatttttatgttctatttaaggacttggacgtcctagggaatgtatcttttgacagaagaGGCACAGAAACACACCCTTTGACCCCTCGGAGGCagatttggatgcggaagctcttatcttcaacttctagggttttatctttcattattttccattattcatctagtttcaccatgtcaatggtgaaataaattctatttattgttggagaatgatgtaaacctttgtaaactctcatgtattgaattgattcttaattatatatgcttctttcattaattattagggtaattcttctttactcaatgcttgctttgtttaactcattcattagcatgatgtatgatttgcatgagtaccagAAGGTATCGTACAATtactcccaaaagcagtattgcttAGAAATTggggtatgagttctggttgtcttaagctacTAAtggtaatgcagaattaattgttagggatgcAAGGAGTTTGTGACCTAGtgataagctgtcgttgaagctatcaaattaatactacttttcaaggcaacttcagtattgccaagtagtattcaagaaagtagatagggctactaaagtaaccctgagtcgtctcccaacgaacacaaAATTGCTTTTGAACatctgactcttacgaatgctatgcaatgcttatggataaaagtaatgtttggagaatgtttaaagaacaaataagaaacttaaaaacagttacgatgaaataggctaattccactacttttccaaggtAGATTcgtcatcggttattcacggataattgttcaattgattattgtttaagtttcaaattaattaaagtacgttcttaattaatttgagggcgatcatgcatttaaccaaagtaaattctcaatcaaatgcaaaacctttctagattattcacaataaattcaaccaaagtacattctcaatcaaattctattgtgtttaatcatgtctattcttaaatctcctaaccaaattaaaagctaatcaatcaaagtaaattctcaattgattatagttgaaattattactaatcaatcaaagtacattctcaattgatagtaaaaaccatttaatcatatgaaagttcctaaattaaatcaaagtagattctcaatttaaacctagaaaccctaaaactcatataatcaatatggaTGTAGATttaaacacattatgatgcaaaaatctttgcttttaacaagatagagagatgaaagacatagagaacaacttaaatcaataaccaaagtaaacaattgcattaactcaatctaacctcagaatccataatggaattacaggagaatagccctagatgcttacctctccatgaatggagttgaatacaagatgaaagaaaagtgagaggagtatgagagaatgaattaaGTGAAGTCCCCCTTTTCgcctcccttgggtctctttatataggcttgattgggcttggactctgaatagtttgttgataagatattttctgttgatatattatatctttcaaatattcattagattaaatcagttttaaaaatatttgatagatattaactcaattatcttatatcctatatcttccaaataactaaaagatttagataatgataaaattatttggaatatattttctgttgatattcccaaattaaattcaacaactgaattttatcttttagattttctgactttccaaaattgcacaaataccctgaaatttcTTCTATCTGTACTTTAGCCCCTTatgaattttccaaataaaatcagattttgggccttgaattacCATTTGGACcattaaaacttatattctcagctgcacaaataaacattagaacatccaagaataatttatgcactaaaactcactttttacgtctctttatttcccaaacccaacaattccaatcatcacaaattcacttaaaatcaaccatttaagcacaattatcccatcaaaaatttgaattttaaagcataaatgtgggcataaatatgcactcatcacctagtaattaaggataggctttcttcaccgaggaATCGAGTATTAAGTActttagatagtgacattgacattaatgaagaagtagaattcatatatacatgagagtaaactaggtgaaatctaaccccaacaacatattcatctcataatatcaaattcatcCGTTCATCTCtgcacttttgtccaattgatcaagtTGCATGCGTATttacttttttgtatttgtattttaaaccaaaagattttattttcaagtcttatttaatcaagaaatcacataactgtttaggtcgtgagtctctagggaaacgatacttggtcttaccatgtttattacttgatacgattcggtacacttgccgaagtcttAACACTATGACGTTTGCCTAATTTGCTTTTATGAAAACATGGTTAGTCTTCGTTTAGTTGGTTAATTCGTGTTGGATTAAGGGTTAGAGTAGTGTgtaattattgttaatttgtgATTGGAAGCATTGTAATTGGTTTTAATTTGGAGGTTGGTTTAGTGGTTGTTAATCTTCCCAAGACTCTGGCATGTGTGGAGCCACCATGAGGTaagaaagaggaaaacaaaTTTCCCTTGGGGTGAGTGGTGTGTAGCCTTcctttcttttgttgttgttttttacTCCCATataagatgaaagagaaaaggtgttggggtatattattttattggtgtATTTATGCATGTGTTGGAAAGAGAAAGTGGAAGAGGGAGTCTTATTTTTTACGTGAAGGGTAAGTGACCATTTGcactttgttttgtttattttatgttagCTTTTTGGAGAGAGAGAAATTGAAGGGAGGCTTGACTTATTGTGTGCGCATGGCAAACGTTCCAGGAGAAAGTTTTGCTTCTCATTTACTTTTACTCACTTACATTTCAATGCTTGGGTCTCAACGTTTTATCTACTTTGCTTGGATTGGGCACATGTTTTCTTAGTCTTAGAAAGCTTTTAAGAGACTTTTGGACCCCTTGGGAGGTTACCCATTCCATTAGAATTGTAGGCTTCATAAATGAGTATGATGATGGCACTTTAACACACTTTAAAACTATCATTTACAACCATTAAAGTGAGTTTTATTGGAGCTAATGTGGAGTTAGGAATGGAGAGACTAAAGGTAGTTTGGTAGGGTGAATTTCGGATAACCTTGGAGTTTTGTTGGGTTAGGCATTGGTTGAAAGTGAGGTAAGTGATAATTAAGTGGTAGAAGGCTAACCATAGGAGGGGTATATTCTGGAAAACCGTGAGAAAGTGGGAGAGACACTTAACCTTGTTCTTTTACAAACCAAAGCTTCCTTTAGAGAGTGCTAGAGTCACCATTTGTGCTTTTGGATTGGACCTTaagagtgaaaaagagagagaaccGTGAGAGTTGTTTGCAGAGACACATTGAAGAAACAACCAAATtggtgagagagaagaaaaaagtcACCCTAGTTTGGAGCTTGGGACGTAACTTTAAGTAGAACCTAGAGAAGAGAGGCTTGAAGTCTAGTGAAAGGAGGAAACCTAAGGACTTTGGAAGCTTGCTTGGAACTAGaggtaaggggtttaacttCGGATATAATATGGTGTATGATGGGTAAAAGGTTACCATTATAATGTGGTTGCATGCGTTATCTCTTTGTATTGAGGTTAAAATGAACATGTTGATGCATGCCCTCTCTTTTTGTGTttggtttcatgtgttgttcTATGGGGAATGGTTATTTACATGCATTTTCTGAATTGGGTTGTGAAGGGGTATACTTTGGGTTGTATATATTGGTATTTTCGTTTTTGATGTTGTAATGGGTATACCTTGAGTTATACAGGTTCATACTTTATGAAATATATTGTTGTTGTAATGAGTATACATGTTTGGGCACTTGGGATGTTGCATGGGTATGAAAAAGTGTCatggtgataacagttgaaaaactgttattttcatgcttaaaattgatactaaaagcaacctttaacactcagaaactagcttgaaatcatgcttttggttatattttcagaaataagagagctggacaggtttatgcttgatttcagtgtttttatgcaggttttaaggtgaatttgatgaaagaagttaagaaggatagagatggaatcagaaaagacataaaaaagtgcaaaaagagaagccgcaagtaccgctcagcggcagtttaccgctgagcggcactcagaaacccacgttggctccgctgaggggtgaaaaggcgctgaggggagaaaaacAACTCATGCacttaccgctcagcggtagtttaccgttgaacggcactattttgggcttgggcctaattttctgtaattttagaatagtatataagctttaggacgtcctagggtttgtatctttggcagagacgaagcaaacactctcttttccaccccttgaaggaagatcttggatgctcaggctaccttctcctctttctagggttctatctttctttcattcattattgttcatctagtttcaccat
The Vigna angularis cultivar LongXiaoDou No.4 chromosome 5, ASM1680809v1, whole genome shotgun sequence genome window above contains:
- the LOC108339245 gene encoding uncharacterized protein LOC108339245 yields the protein MEIFKQLEITMPLTEALQQIPTYAKHIKQFLKKKKYLDEETIEVHGKTLVDLGASINLMPLFMLKKIGGLEVKPTKAILQMADRSIKHPYGVVEDVVVKIDKLKFLVDFVVMEMEENIEISLILGRSFMKTTKVVIHVDDGVITLKDQDEEVTFNVFEAGQPIQ